The Halobaculum magnesiiphilum genome contains the following window.
CCCGGACCGGACGTCGGCGCCGACGCCGGCGAGGGCGTCCCCGAGGACGTGCCCGACGACGTGGCGAAGTACGACCGCTTCCAGAAGATGGAACGGGCGGAGTACGACCGCGTCAACGAGTTCCTCCGCGACCGCACCTACGTCACCGCCCGCGAGTGGGCGATCGCGCGGCTGTGTTCGGACTTCCGGACGGAGACGGGAGTCGAGATGACGAAGATCGGCGAGAACCTCCCGCGGCTCGTCCCGTTCATGACCGACACGTACACCCCGCAGGCGGTGAACCAGGCGCGGGCGTCCTTCGAGGAGAAGGTGCGCAAGGCGGGTGCCACCTTCCTCTACGGCGCGATGTCCGGGTTCTTCACCGCCGAGGACCTCGACGACGTGATGTACGAGTCGACGGAGGTCGCGAAGTTCCTGCTGGAGGTCGAGGGCGCGGACCTCGCCGTCGAGGAGGAGCTGGCCGCCGAGGACAAGATCTCCTCGGTGATGCGCGACGTGCGCGAGGCGAGCGCCGAGGTGCGCGGCGAGGAGGTCAAGTGCCCCGAGTGCGGCCACGTCCACGAGCCGTGATCGGTCGGCGCGTGTCGTCCCGTCCGGTCGATTGATTTGACGAGGGTTCGCGGGAGTAGCCCCCGACGGGAGTAGCGTTCTCGCTCCCGAAGCGAGCACCGGGGAGCGGCCGTTCCGGACAACGCCGTGACACGACGTGTCGAGCGACCACAGCCCCTATACCCGAACCACCCGCCGGTACACACAATGAACGCGACACTCGACGGCGACGTGGTCCGCGCAGCGGGCGATGCGCGCCAGCGGTTCCACGACGCCCGGGGGTACGGCCGTGCGTCGGGACCCGACGTGACCCTCGCACGGGTGGAGGCGGCCCATCTGCTGTATCGCGGCGACATCGATTCGGTCTCCGGGATGGACTTCCGGGCGTTCTTCCGCGACAGCGTCGCCGGCGAGTCCGGCTTCGCCGCCCGGTTTCTGGTGTACGCCGACCTGCGCGAGCGGGGCTTCTATCTCGCCCCCGCCCGTGCGGGGTGGCCGGGGAGCGCGGACGGACGCGACGCCGGCGCGGACAACACGGACGACGATTCCGACGGTCGCCACGACGACGCCGACATCCTCGTGTTCGAGCGCGGCGAGAAGCCCGGCGGCCCGGTCGCCCACCGCGTCCGCGTCGTCGGCGAGCGCGAGGAGCTGGCGGCAGCGTCGCTGGGGGGACGAACGCTCGCCGTCGTCGACGAGGAGAGCGAGGTGTCGTACTTCGCGTGCACGGCCGACGGCGGGTTCGACGGGCGAACCGAGTACGACCTACCGGACGACCTCGACGCCGACCTGCTCGACGACCGCGTCGTCTGCTGGTCGCCGCCGGTCGACCTGTACGAGTCGGCGTTCTACGGCCAGCCGATCTCCGGACGCGACGACGCCGACGTCGACGCCCTCCAGCTGTCGCTGGTCGAGGCGGCCGACCTGGCCGCCCGCGGCGCCGTCGCCCTCGACGCCGACGCGGTGATCGAGCGCGGGCGGGCGGTCGAGGGCGAGCGGTTCGACCGCCGCCTGTCGGTGTATCGCGAGCTTCGCGACCGCGGCGTCGTCCCCAAGACCGGCTACAAGTTCGGCGCCGACTTCCGGACCTACGACGCCGTGGAGACGGTGACGGACCTCCCGCACTCCGAGCGACTCGTCCGGGTGGTGCAGCCGGACCACCGCTTCCACCCCCGCGAGTTGGCGCTCGACGTGCGACTGGCCGGCGGGGTCCGGAAGCGAATGGTTTTTGCGCTCGCCGGCGACGACTCGAACGACTACCTGACGGTCGAGCGACTCACCCCATGAGCGACGACAACACCGGCCCCGCACGGGGCACCGACGAAGCCGACAACGAGGAGCACCGAGCGCGAACTGACGGTGGCGTCGCGCTCGACCCGTGGGGCTCGGCGACCGTCGCCGACTACCGCGAACTGTTCGAGGAGTTCGGCATCGAGGCGTTCGAGGAGATCATCGACGAGGTGCCCGAGCCGCACTACCTCATGCGCCGGGGCGTCATCTTCGGCCACCGCGACTACGGCGCCGTCGCCCGCGCGCTCGCGAACGACGAGCCCGCCGCCGCGCTCTCGGGGTTCATGCCCACCGGCGACCCCCACATCGGCCACAAGCTCGTGTTCGACGAGCTGATCTACCACCAGGAGCAGGGCGCCGACACCTACGGCCTGATCGCGGACCTGGAGGCCCACTCCGCCCGCGGGATGACGTGGGAGGAGATCGACGAGCACGCCCGCGACTACCTCCTCTCGCTGCTCGCGCTCGGGTTCGACGCCGAAGAGGGCGAGCTGTACCGCCAGTCCACGAACCGCCGGCTGCAGGACCTCGCGTTCGAGTTGGGGTCGAACGCCCGGTTCGCGGAGTTCGAGTCGATCTACGGCTTCGACGGCGGCACCTCCGTCTCGCACATGCAGTCGGTCGTCACGCAGATGGCGGACATCCTCTACCCGCAGCTGGACGAGCCGAAGCCGACCGTCATCCCGGTCGGCCCCGACCAGGACCCGCACGTCCGCTTCTCGCGGGACATCGCGCGCAAGACGCGCTACTTCAAGGTGACCGAGGCGTTCGCCAGCCCGGAGTTCGACGCCGCCGAACGCGTGCTCGTCCGCCGGGCCCACGACGAACGCGAGGCGTGGGCCGACGACCCCGAGACGCCGCGGTGTAAGGACGCCGCCGCGTGGCTCGCCGACGCCGACGTGGACGCCGAGTTCGAGTCCGCCCGCGCGGGCGCCGTCGAGAAGCTGGAGAACGCCGGGATGGAGCCGCTCCGCCCCCGAACGCGCTTCCTCGACCGCAACGCCGACGAGGCCGCCTTCGAGGCGCTCATCGAGGCGGTTCCCGGCGAGAAGCGCGTCTTCGACGCCCACATCGACTCCTTCGAGTTGGACCGCGAGGACGCCGAGGAGCTGGCCCGCGAGGTCGAGGTCGACAACGGCGGCTTCGGCTTCCACACGCCCTCCTCGATCTACCACCGGTTCATGACCGGCCTCACGGGCGGGAAGATGTCCTCGTCGATCGAGGCGAGCCACATCTCGCTGCTCGACGACCCCGAGGAGGGGTACGACAAGGTGAAGTCGGCGACGACCGGCGGCCGGGAGACGGCCGAGAAGCAGCGCGAGCTCGGCGGCGAGGCCGACGAGTGCCCGGTGTACGAGCTGTACGCGTACCTGCTGGCGAACGACGACGACGGCTTCGCCGAGGAGGTGTACGAGGAGTGCGTCGGCGGCGAGCGACTCTGTGGCGACTGCAAGGAGCAGGCGGCGACGCTGATGAAGGAGTTCCTCGCGGACCACCAGGAGAAGCGCGAGGAGGCGAAGGAGCTGCTCGCGGAGCTGGACATCGACCTGGACGTCGACGCCTCGCGGCGGGGGATCCCCGGCGACGAGGAGGAGTAGCGAGACGCGAGCGGA
Protein-coding sequences here:
- a CDS encoding DUF5806 family protein, which translates into the protein MTDDAGKEAGGDADAAAAEDIDERATDVGEGAAEGVVGASPEREEATDEERADAESVTADGATADESVAADESAATADASGSVPGPDVGADAGEGVPEDVPDDVAKYDRFQKMERAEYDRVNEFLRDRTYVTAREWAIARLCSDFRTETGVEMTKIGENLPRLVPFMTDTYTPQAVNQARASFEEKVRKAGATFLYGAMSGFFTAEDLDDVMYESTEVAKFLLEVEGADLAVEEELAAEDKISSVMRDVREASAEVRGEEVKCPECGHVHEP
- the endA gene encoding tRNA-intron lyase produces the protein MNATLDGDVVRAAGDARQRFHDARGYGRASGPDVTLARVEAAHLLYRGDIDSVSGMDFRAFFRDSVAGESGFAARFLVYADLRERGFYLAPARAGWPGSADGRDAGADNTDDDSDGRHDDADILVFERGEKPGGPVAHRVRVVGEREELAAASLGGRTLAVVDEESEVSYFACTADGGFDGRTEYDLPDDLDADLLDDRVVCWSPPVDLYESAFYGQPISGRDDADVDALQLSLVEAADLAARGAVALDADAVIERGRAVEGERFDRRLSVYRELRDRGVVPKTGYKFGADFRTYDAVETVTDLPHSERLVRVVQPDHRFHPRELALDVRLAGGVRKRMVFALAGDDSNDYLTVERLTP
- a CDS encoding tryptophan--tRNA ligase, encoding MSDDNTGPARGTDEADNEEHRARTDGGVALDPWGSATVADYRELFEEFGIEAFEEIIDEVPEPHYLMRRGVIFGHRDYGAVARALANDEPAAALSGFMPTGDPHIGHKLVFDELIYHQEQGADTYGLIADLEAHSARGMTWEEIDEHARDYLLSLLALGFDAEEGELYRQSTNRRLQDLAFELGSNARFAEFESIYGFDGGTSVSHMQSVVTQMADILYPQLDEPKPTVIPVGPDQDPHVRFSRDIARKTRYFKVTEAFASPEFDAAERVLVRRAHDEREAWADDPETPRCKDAAAWLADADVDAEFESARAGAVEKLENAGMEPLRPRTRFLDRNADEAAFEALIEAVPGEKRVFDAHIDSFELDREDAEELAREVEVDNGGFGFHTPSSIYHRFMTGLTGGKMSSSIEASHISLLDDPEEGYDKVKSATTGGRETAEKQRELGGEADECPVYELYAYLLANDDDGFAEEVYEECVGGERLCGDCKEQAATLMKEFLADHQEKREEAKELLAELDIDLDVDASRRGIPGDEEE